In Streptomyces sp. NBC_01231, the sequence GTCATCCTCAGGCCCCTGAACACGCTCGGCGCGATCGACGCACCGTGCGGAATCCGCCTGGAGACGCCCGCCGCGGACCTCCTCTTCTACGAGGAGGGAACGTCCGCTCTGCACCAGAACCACATCCTCGCGCACGAGATCAGTCACATCATCTGCGACCACCCCGGCAGCCTGGAGCTGGACGCCGACACCTTGCGTGCCATCGGCTTCAACCCCACCCTCGTCCGGCGTATGCACGGACGCACGAGCTACTCCACGGACGACGAGCGCGAGGCCGAGATGATGGCCACCGTCATCCGCCAGCACATCTACCGCGGACGTGAACTGCCCCCCAGCGAGCCCGAGAAGGGCACCGAGCGCTGGGAGGCACTGTTCGCCAAACCGACCAGGAAGGGCCGTCGGCACCCATGATCGACCTGTTGTTCTCGGGGGTGGCCATCGTGCTGTTCCTCGCCGCCGGTTACTGGGTCCGTGGGCGGGGCGGCCACAGACCCACCGGCACCTGGGCCATGGCCGCACTGCTGGTGTCCTTCGCTCTCGCCTTCTCCTCGTACGTGTCGTTCGTGGAGGGCGCCGTCGAAAGCGTCGTCCCCGACGGCGGCCGCCTCCTCAGCAACTCGTTCACGCTGGCCGCCGCGACCTCCGTCCTGGCGTTCATGTTCCAGCTCAACCTGGAGCCCGACGAGGCCCGACGAAGCATTCGGCTGCGGGTGCTCTTCCTCGGGATCTCCGTCGCCGGCATGGCGGTCCTGTTCACCGCCAGCCATATGAACGACGACTCGCCCCAGCTGTACGCGCTCTACGTGCTGATCTACATCACGAATCTCGGGGTCACCGCGAAGGACTTCTGCAAGCAGACCTGGAAACAGTCCACCCACTCGCGGCGCAGGAGCCAGCGCATCGGCCTGCGCGTCACTGCCGTCGGCTGCCTCTTCGCCCTGGTGTACGCCGCGTACAAAGTGGTCGGCCTGGTGTCCATCGGGCTCGAACTGGGCCTCCTCCCGCACGGCGTCCGTTGCTCGACGCCCGTCAGCCCGGTCCGCTGCGTGTTCAGCGTGACGGCGCCCGCCCTGGCCGTACTCCTCATCACCCTGGGTCTCACGCTCCCGGCGGTCGCCTGGCCGTTCAGCCAGTTCCTGCGCCGCCGATGGGAGGCGCGGTCCTTCGCCGCGCTCGCCCCGCTGTGGGAGGACATCTCCGGCGCGACACCCGAAGTCGTCCTGGGCTCCGGCGTGTTCCACGAGAAGGAGCACGCCGACGACTCCGATTTCTTCCTCCACCGTCGGGTGATCGAGATCAACGACGGCGGGCTCGCCCTTCGCCCCCACCGTTCCCCGCGAGTCCAGGAGACCGCCGAGCGGGCCGTCGCCGCACGCGGCCTGGCAGGAACCCCGGAAGGAGACGCGATCGTGGAGGCCGCGATCCTGCGAGCCGCCGTACACGCGAAGAAGACCGGGAGCGAACCGCAGACAGCGGCCGCACCGCCGGCCCCGAGGACCGCCTCGCGGGCGGGCAACCTCCGCGCCGAGACCGAGTGGCTGCTTCTCGTCGCCCACGCCTACGCGCGGGACGAGACCTTACGTACCGTCACTGACGAACTGGCACCCTCGGGAACGGAACCGCAAGCATGACCGACCCACTGAAGGACCCGCGGTTCTTCGCCGACCCCTACCCCACCTACGCCCGGCTGCGAGACGCGGCGCCGGTGCAGAAGGTGCCCACCGGTTCAGGAGGGCGCTACAGCTACCTGATCACGGGCCACGCGGAGGCGCGGGAGGCATTCGCCGATCCTCGTCTGTCGAAGAACACCGTGCGGTTCTTCGCCGGCCGGCCGTCGCAGCGCGATCTCCATCCGGCCATCTCCCAGAACATGCTCGCCACCGATCCTCCGGAGCACGCGCGGCTGCGGTCCCTGGTGACGAAGGCATTCACCACCGGTGCCGTCGCGCGGTTGCGCCCCTCCATCGAAGGCCTGGTCGACGACCTGCTCGACGCCTGGCCGGACCACGGAACGGTGGACCTCGTCGCGAGCCTCGCGGTACCCCTACCGGTCACCGTCATCTGCGAGATGCTCGGGGTACCCGAATCCGACCGTCCACTCGTGCACACGTGGTCGAGTGATCTGTTCGCCGCCGGAGACCCCCGGCGCATCGACGCCGCCTCCCATGCCCTCGGCGACTACATGACCGACCTGGTCGCCGCCCGACGCGGCTCGCCCGGCGAGAGTCTGCTCGACGACCTCATCGCCGTACGCGACGGTCAGGACCGGCTGGACGAGGACGAACTCGTATCGCTCGCCGTGCTCCTGCTCGTGGCCGGCCACGAGACCACCACCAACTTCATCGGCAACGCGGCGCTGGCTCTTCTGCAACACCCGGATTCCCTGGCGAAGTTGAGGGCTGAGCCCGAGCGCCTCGGGAGCGCGCTGGACGAGTTGCTGCGGTTCGACTCGCCCGTCGGGATCGCCACGTTCCGCTACAGCACCGAAGAGCTCACCCTCGGTGGAACCGTGATCCCCGCAGGAGTCCCGGTACTCATCGCTCCTGGCGCGGCCAACCGCGACGCCGACCGCTTCCCCGCACCGGACCACCTCGACCTCGACCGTGACGCCACCGGCCACCTCGCCTTCGGCCACGGCATCCACAGATGCCTGGGAGCACCCCTGGCGCGAGCCGAAGCCGAACTCGCACTCCGGGCGGTCATGTCCCGCTTCCCCGACGTCCGGCTGGCTGTTCCCGCCGAGGAACTGGAGTGGCGGCACACGCGGTTGATGCGCGGCCTCGCATCACTGCCGCTGACCCTGTGACGACGAGGGCATCAGAGGCCTGGGGCGTGGCAGACCTGCGGGACGGATTCCACCGACGGTCAACCAACGGCCCACCGACGGTCAACCGACAGCCGGCGGACAGCCAGGAGAGCCAGGTGGCCGTGCTGGCTGCCCTGGCTGTCCTGGCCGAAATGTGACATCCAACGCCTAGGCTCTCCGGCATGGCGAAGCGCAAGGTGCAGCGGCGGGCCCGGAAGATTCTGGGCGAGGATCCCGTCGCTCTGGTCTGGTGCGAGATCGGCAAGCCGATTCCCGTACCTCCCAAGGCGGTTCACCGGGCAGCGGGCAAAGGACGACTGAAGCCGGGACATCCGTGGCTGCTGTACGTCGGCGGTGTCGTGTTCTTCTTCATCGTCGTACCGATGATGCTCGTCGACAAACTCGGCGATGTGCTGGGCGGGCAGCCTGCCTCCGGCGAGGGAAACTCCACCCGTCGCGCCGCCACGAACGGCCGCCCTGCCAACGACCCGACCAGCGCCATCTTCGACGGCGACTGGAACCTGACCGCAGGACAGTTGCTGTTGCGCTGGTACGGCCACTCGCCCAACCCCAAACGCCTGGTGCTGCTGGCCCGCGACCGCGTCTGCCTGGCCGCCTCCCCGCGCCGCACCATGTCGCCCACCAAAGCAGACGACTTCCGGACCTTCGCGGAGTTCTCCTCCGGTGAGGCCCGCATCGAGGCCGAGCCGGGCCAGCCGCGAGGCTACGCCACCTTCAGGCTCCGCTTCCCCGACGGCTCCTGGCTGGAACTCGCCCGCCTGGCCGAGCCGGACGACGCGGACCACTTCCTCCGCACGGTCAGCACGTGACCTGTTCCTCCACCCGCTCCGCCCGGCGGACGCCCGTCGCCCCTACCGCAGTGAGGCGCCCACGCTCCCTCTGGTGCCGGGCCGTTGTCGGTGGCGCTTGCTAGTTTGGCCGGTGGAGTGAGACCGGTCAGAGAACCTTCGAGGTCCGCGGTCAAGGGGGGTGGGCATAAAGGTCCCCGGGAGCCACCTCGGGACCATGTGTGCAGGCCGTGGATCCCCACCCCCCTCATTCCCTTATAACATCGTCCCTTCATTCCCTCATGGCTCGCCGTGTCCGCGGCTGAACTAGATCTCGATGTCGGCCTCGGGGGCAGCCCCTGCCTGGTAGCGGCCGGTGAGGACCCGTTCCCGCAGGTGCTCGATGTAGAGGGCGATCTTGATCTCCAGTGGGAAATCGGGCGGCCAGATCTGGCGCTCGTAGCGGAAGTGGTGGCCGCGGAAGGAGAAGCGGGTCTCCGCGTGGACCGAGACTTTCCTGTCCACGATGGCGAAGTGCTCCAGCCGCCCGCCCACCAAGCCCGGGAGCCGATCCGGGACGAAGAGTTCGTCGAGCCCTTCGCGTACGAGGGCGCGGAAGCGCTCGACGTACTCGTCCCGGGTCTCGTTCACGTCCACGGGTGACATCATCCGACGCCTTCTGAGGTCTGCACGCGGATATCGGCAAGCGCCGCAGTTGTGGACCGCGTCGGCGGCCACGGTCTGACCCTCCTGCCGGACGAAGGCCCACCGGGGCCTTGTGCTCCTGGGACGGAACACCCGTGCCGTGGTGAGCGCGCAGACACCTGGGAGAGCTCAGCGGCGGTAGTCGTCCTCGAGATGCAACCGTTTTGCGCGAAGCGCATGATGAGCAGAGAGTTCCCTCCTTGGAGGTGATGAGGATGCGACGTGCGTTCCCCGCCGCAGCGGCCCTGGCTCTTCCCATTGCCCTTGCGGGAGCGCCGGCTGTCGCGGCATCCCACGGTGCTTCTGCGACCGCCACAGTGTCCAGCACTCAAGCGGCACACAAGTTGAACCATCCAGGAAACCTCGTGGCTCAGGGACCGAGCGACATATGCAACTACACCAAGAGTCGGCCGAGTCTTCAGCAGGGGGCATCGGGGCCAGCAGTTCAACAAGCCCAGTGCTATCTGAATCAGGCCATAGGCGCAGGCCTGGACGAGGACGGAGACTTTGGCCGGCTCACGCAGACCGCAACGAAAAACTTCCAGCAATGTGCCGACATCGTCGTAGACGGGCGCATCGGAGCGCAAACTTGGTCGTTCCTGTCCTTCTGGGCCAACTCCCCAGGGGGTCCCTTCTGTTGATGGGGCACGGGGCTTAGTGGTCCTGTAGAAGGAGCAGCGTCCATGCGTGCCAAACGACCTTGCCTTTGGGCTCGGTTCAGTGCTACTCGCGCCCCCGCAAGCAGGGCGTACGCAGTGGCCGCAGCAGGTTTCACCCGGCAGGATCAATGTCATGGACTATCGACATGCCGTTGCGGCCGATGCCCCGGCCATGGCTGAACTGTTCGCGGCCAATCACCATGACGCGCTCACGGAGCAGGAGCGTGCGAGGCAGGGCTTCGTGCAGGGCGGCTTCGATGCCGACACACTTCGCTCGATGGCCGAGAACGGGAGCCTGCTCGTCGCGGACGATGACGGACGCCTGGCCGGCCTGCTCGGGCTGGCTTCCCCGGAGAACATGCCCAGTCCGCCCCCGCCGGTCCAGGCACTGCTGGATGCGCAGGATTCGCTGGAGTGGGAAGGACGCCCGCTCCGGTCCACGCCCTTCCTGCTCTACGGGCCTGTGGTGGTCGCCGCCGCCTACCGCGGGAAGGGAGTGGCCCGGGGACTGTTCGCTGCGGCACTACATGCAGCCTCAGGACGCGCCGAGGCCATGGTCGCCTTCATCGAACTGGCCAACCAGGCGTCGTGGAGAGTCCACGTGGACGGCTTCGGCATGACCCCCCTGGGAGAGTTCACCATCGGCGACCGTGCCTACGGTGTCGTCGGTGCGTCCACCCGACCGGCGGCGACGCCTGGGACCTGAGCAACCCCCTGACCGCCATCTCATCAAGACCCTGGACGGTCTGGGCGAGCCCTGGGGCCACGACGAGCAGGGCGACAAGTTCGGCAACGCCTACAAACCGCAGCAGAAGAAGATCGAGAGCGGGGCGGGCGTGCTGGTGCTCGGCCTGACGAGCCGCGACGCGCACCGATCCCGAGGGCGCCCACTACGCATTCGCCTATGACACCGAACTACGTCTCACGGCCGTCACCAACCCCCAAGGCCTGCGATGGAGCTACACCTACGACGCAGCGGGCCGCCTGATCGCAGAGACCGATTTCAACGGCCGCACCATCACCTACGCGCACGATGCGGCAGGCCGCCTCACCACTCGAACCAACGGCGCAGGCGAGTCCCTCCACTACGTCCGGGACGCCCTGGGCCAAGTCGTTGAACAGCGCGGCGAGGCAGGTGACATCTCGACGTACGCCTACGATCCCAGCGGAGCCCTCAGCCGCGCCACCAACGCCGACGCCGAAGTGGTGCTGACGTACGACGCGTTGGGCCGCTTGTTGTCGGACAGCGTCAACAGCCGCACCACGCTGTACACATACGACGCCCTGGGGCAGCGCACCAGTCGCGTCACCCCCACCGGCCTGGCCACCGACTGGACGTATGACGCGGCGGGGCGCCTCGCCGGACTCCACTCGGAGCACGGTTCGCTGGCCTTCACATACGACGCGGCGGGACGCGAGACCCAGCGACGGATCGGCGTCGGCGCCATCCTTACCCAGGGCTGGGACAGCGCCGACCGCCTCACCACGCAGACCCTGAGCGCCCCGACCTCGGCCCCGGACGCCGAAGGCCTGCTCCAACACCGCAGCTACGCCTACCGCACCCGACGGCTACGTCTCCGAGATCCGCGAGCTCACCTCCGGCACTCGACGCTTCGACCTCGACGCGGCCGGCCGGGCCACAGCGGTCCGTGCCCTCGGCTGGTCCGAGACCCACGTGTACGACACCACGGGCAACCTCACGCGGGCCACCGCTCCAGGCCACCCAGAGCCCGACGGACGCTCCTTCACCGGCACGCTCCTGCGCACCGCGGGCCGCACCGCGTACGCACACGATGCTCAGGGCCGCCTGGTCCGCAAGACCCGCAAACTACTCAACGGCCAGACCCGAATCTGGTCCTACACGTGGGAAGCGGAAGACCGCCTCACCGCAACAACCACTCCGGACGGAGAGTGCTGGCAATACACGTACGACCCACTGGGCCGTCGCATCTCCAAACGCCGTGAGGCCACCGACAGCTGCGCAGCCTCGACAACTGACTTCAGCTGGGACGACACCCGGATCGCAGAGCAGACTGGGACGGATGGGCGAGTCACGACCTGGGCCTACACACTTGATGGCAGTCTCGGCAAAATCAAGCACTGGAGGAGGGCGCTCCTCGTCATACACAGCGAACAAGAGCAGGTTCAGTGATGCGCGGAGTTGTCACCTTGACGCCCCTGGGTCGCGCCTGCTCGGCTCCGCCTTCCGCCAGGCGCTCAAGGAGGCCGAGGGGATCAATGCCGACGACTGGACGCCCCGGGAGCTCCGGCACAGCTTCGTGTCCCTGCTCTCCGACCGAGGCGTTCCCCTGGAGGAGATTTCCCGTCTCGTCGGCCACTCCGGCACGGCCGTGACCGAGGAGGTCTACAGGAAGCAGATCCGCCCCGTGATCCAGACCGGTGCCGTGGTCATGGACGGCATCTTCAAGCGTGCTCCGGAGCGGTAGTCACGCAGATAGACACGCAGCAATGCCAGAGGGCCCTTACCTACCCGGTAAGGGCCCTCTGACCTGCTACTTAGCTGTCGGGGTGGCGGGATTTGAACCCACGACCTCTTCGTCCCGAACGAAGCGCGCTGCCAAGCTGCGCTACACCCCGATTGTCGCTGCTCGTCGCGGCGACGTCGTTTACTTTAGCCCACTGGTGGCCGGAGACGAAATCCGGTTTTCGTGCGGTGGTGACTGGGGGGGGGGCTGGGGTTCGGGCGGGGGTGGCCGAGGTGGAGGCGGCCGGAGGCTTGAGGAGCAGCCGACGGCTCCAGGCCCGGCTGACTCCACCTCGGCCCGACCGAGTACGCCCGGTCCGACCGAGTACGCCCGGTCCGATCGACTACGCCCGGTCCGATCGACTACGCCCGGCCCAGTCGGCTACTCCCGCCCCACCAACGTCAGCAGCGTGACCTCCGGCGGGCAGGCGAAGCGGACCGGGGTGTAGCGGTTCGTGCCGCAGCCCGCCGATACGTGGAGGTAGGCCGTACGGCCATCCGCCGAGTGCTTCGACAGGCCCTTGACCCGGTCCACGTCCAGGTCGCAGTTGGTGACGAACGCGCCGTAGAAGGGGAGGCACAGCTGGCCCCCATGGGTGTGGCCGGCCAGGATCAGCGGATAGCCGTCCGCCGTGAACGCGTCCAGAACCCGCAGGTAGGGGGCGTGGACGACGCCCATCGAGAAGTCGGCGGCGCCCGACGGGCCGCCGGCCACCTCCGTGTAGCGGTCCCGCTTGATGTGCGGGTCGTCCAGGCCCGTCAGCTCGATCGACACGCCCTCGATCTTCAGCGCGCCGCGGGTGTTGGTCAGGTTCTGCCAGCCCGCCGCGTCGAAGCCGTCGCGCAGGTCCTCCCACGGGTTGTGGACGGCGTTGACGGCGGGAGTGTTGCCGTTCAGTCCGTGGCGGCCCTGGGCCTTCTCGAACAAGTACCGGGCGGGGTTGCGGAGTTTGGGGCCGTAGTAGTCGTTGGAGCCGAAGACGTACGCGCCCGGGAACTCCATCAGCGGCCCGAGTGCGTCCAGGACCTCCGGCACGCCCTCCGGGTCGGAGAGGTTGTCCCCGGTGTTGATCACGAAGTCGGGGCGCAGGCCCGCCAGCGAGCGCAGCCAGCGCTGCTTCTTGTGCTGGCCGCCGACCATGTGGATGTCGGAGACCTGGAGTACGCGCAGGGGGCGCATTCCGGAGGGGAGGACGGGGACCGTCACTCGTCGGAGGCGGAAGGAGCGGGCCTCGAAGCCCGCCGCGTACACCAGACCGGCGGCGCCAGCCGCCGCGATCGACAGAGGTACTCCGTATCGCGCGCGCATACGTCCATCGTGTCAGACCCCGCCCGGGCCCCGTGCCCACAGCCCCTTAAATGAGCGGGCGTCCGGGCCGCGACACCTGCGACAATCAAACCCATGACCACGCTCAAGTCGAAGCTGCAGGACGACCTCAACTCCGCCATCAAGGAGCGCGACGAGCTGCGCTCCTCGACGCTCCGGCTGACGCTCGCCGCGATCACCAAGGAGGAGGTCGCGGGCAAGACCAAGCGCGAGCTCTCCGACGACGAGGTGCAGAAGGTGATCACCCGCGAGGCGAAGAAGCGCCGCGAGGCCGCGGACGCCTTCGCGCAGGGCGGTCGCCCGGAGAGCGCCGAGCGGGAGAAGGCGGAGGGCGAGGTCCTCGCCGCGTACCTGCCCAAGCAGCTGTCCGACGAGGAGCTGCACGAGATCGTCACCCAGGCCGTCGGGGAGGCGAAGGCGGCCGGCGCCGAGGGCCCGCGAGCCATGGGCGCGGTCATGAAGATCGTGAACCCGAAGGTGGCCGGCCAGGCCGAGGGCGGCCGCGTCGCCGCCATCGTGAAGAAGCTCCTCGCCGGCTGAATGCTCTGAGCCGGCTGAGCGCGCTGTAGCCGGGTGGGTGCTCTGTAGCCGGTTGCGTGGCTCTGAGCAGGTTGAGTGTCTCCGTGGCATCGGAGTAGGTGACGTTCTGCGGGTCGAGCGATCGAGGCGATGGCGCTCAACCCGCCGATTGGGTCGCCTATCCGTTGTCCACGTCGGGCCGGGTTCGTAGGACAACCCGGCCCAACCTCAGCAACGGACAAAGGCACCCTCGGGACGGGGCCGCGGGTGACTGTGTCACGGCCGCCGTCGAGTGAGTGCCTTTGCCGCGGAACTGGCGCAACTGCGCCCGGGTGCGTCCGAGTGGGGTGCGAGTACTTGTCAGTCGCGCCTTCCGCCGTTGCCGTTGCCCTGGAAGAACCCGTCCGGGAAGCTGAAGGTGGGATCCGGCTCGGCGCCGCCGTTCGTACCACCGTCGGCTAGGCCGCCGATGAGACCGTTGCCGTCGCCGTTGCCACCGTTGCCCCTCCCGTTGCCCTTTCCATCGCCCTTGTCACCCTTGTCACGCTTGTCGCCGTCGTCCTTCTTGGGGTCCGGTATGTCGACGAGGTTGAACGTCTCCGCGTTCTTGCCCTCCAGCGCTCCGGACATGGCGTCCCGCCAGATCGGGCCGGGGGTGTCACCGCCGTAGACCTGGGAGTGGAAAACTCCGCCGATGGTGATGTTGGTCATCTGGATCTTCTGGGTGGCGCTGCCGACCCAGACGGCGCCCGACATGTTCGGCGTGTAGCCGGCGAACCAGGCGTTTATCCGCTTGTCCGTCGTACCCGTCTTGCCGGCGCTCTCCCGGCCCGACAGCCCGGCCGCCTTGCCCGTACCGGAGTCGACCACGCCGCGCAGCAGCGTGTTGACGGTGTCCGCGGTCTTCTCGCTCATCGCCCGCGAGCACGTCGACTTGGGCACCTCCAGCGACTTCTTGTCACCGGCGACGGTCTGGGTGATCGACTCGATCGCGACCGGGGTGCAGTACATGCCCCGGCTGGCGAAGGCCGCGTACGCGCTCGCCATCGTCAGCGGGGAGAGGCCGGTGGAGCCCAGTGTCATCGACGAGGGGACCTCGGGGACCTTGGTGCCGTTGCCCTGGACCACTCCCAGCGCGTTGGTCATCTTCACCACCGGGCACATGCCGATGTCGGAGAGCATCTGCACGAAGTAGGTGTTGACCGACTTGGCCATGGCCTCCTTGAGGGCGTAGGGCCCGACCTCGCTCTCGCTCTCGTTCTCCAGCTTGTACTTCGGCCTGCCGTCGTTGACCCACGGCTTGCCGCTGCAGGTCTGGACCGTGTCCGGATAGTCCATCTCGTACGGCGCCGGGTAGACCTGCGTCGGGGGCTTGCCCCCCTCCAACGCCGCCGCGGCCAGGAACGGTTTGAACGTCGAACCCGTCGGGAAGCCGAAGTTGGAGCCGCCCATCGCCGAGTTGACCGAGTAGTTGTACTCCGTCTCGTCCTTGCCGTAGCCGTACGGCTTCGACTGGCCCATCGCGAGAATCTTGCCGGTGCCGGGCTCGACCAGCGTGGAGGCCGCGGCGACCTTGTCGCTCTTGTAGACGTGGTCCTTGAGCGACGTCTGGACCGATTTCTGCGCCTGCGGGTCGAGCGTCGTACGAATGGTCAGGCCGCCCTGGTTCCAGAGCTTCGCCCGCGCCTCCTTGGTCTTGCCGAAGACCGGGTCCTTGAGGAAGACCTTCTCGACGTACTTGCAGTAGAAGCTGG encodes:
- a CDS encoding GNAT family N-acetyltransferase; translation: MDYRHAVAADAPAMAELFAANHHDALTEQERARQGFVQGGFDADTLRSMAENGSLLVADDDGRLAGLLGLASPENMPSPPPPVQALLDAQDSLEWEGRPLRSTPFLLYGPVVVAAAYRGKGVARGLFAAALHAASGRAEAMVAFIELANQASWRVHVDGFGMTPLGEFTIGDRAYGVVGASTRPAATPGT
- a CDS encoding transglycosylase domain-containing protein, whose protein sequence is MPKKRSGGGLSSTQQAAKFLGVSVLAGAVMAGIALPAAGALGLAAKGSVESFDELPANLKTPPLSQRTTILDADGGQIATVYSRDRTVVGLKDVSPYIQKAIVAIEDSRFYQHGAIDLKGVLRALNKNAQSGGVSEGASTLTQQYVKNVFVEEAGDDPTKVAQATQQTIGRKIKELKYAIQVEEELGKKKILENYLNITFFGQQAYGVEAAAQRYFSKHAKDLTLSESALLAGIVQSPSRYDPINDEAEATKRRNTVLQRMAQVGDVSRAEAAKAMEDPLGLKISRPRNGCITAVQGASFYCKYVEKVFLKDPVFGKTKEARAKLWNQGGLTIRTTLDPQAQKSVQTSLKDHVYKSDKVAAASTLVEPGTGKILAMGQSKPYGYGKDETEYNYSVNSAMGGSNFGFPTGSTFKPFLAAAALEGGKPPTQVYPAPYEMDYPDTVQTCSGKPWVNDGRPKYKLENESESEVGPYALKEAMAKSVNTYFVQMLSDIGMCPVVKMTNALGVVQGNGTKVPEVPSSMTLGSTGLSPLTMASAYAAFASRGMYCTPVAIESITQTVAGDKKSLEVPKSTCSRAMSEKTADTVNTLLRGVVDSGTGKAAGLSGRESAGKTGTTDKRINAWFAGYTPNMSGAVWVGSATQKIQMTNITIGGVFHSQVYGGDTPGPIWRDAMSGALEGKNAETFNLVDIPDPKKDDGDKRDKGDKGDGKGNGRGNGGNGDGNGLIGGLADGGTNGGAEPDPTFSFPDGFFQGNGNGGRRD
- a CDS encoding metallophosphoesterase, with the translated sequence MRARYGVPLSIAAAGAAGLVYAAGFEARSFRLRRVTVPVLPSGMRPLRVLQVSDIHMVGGQHKKQRWLRSLAGLRPDFVINTGDNLSDPEGVPEVLDALGPLMEFPGAYVFGSNDYYGPKLRNPARYLFEKAQGRHGLNGNTPAVNAVHNPWEDLRDGFDAAGWQNLTNTRGALKIEGVSIELTGLDDPHIKRDRYTEVAGGPSGAADFSMGVVHAPYLRVLDAFTADGYPLILAGHTHGGQLCLPFYGAFVTNCDLDVDRVKGLSKHSADGRTAYLHVSAGCGTNRYTPVRFACPPEVTLLTLVGRE
- a CDS encoding GatB/YqeY domain-containing protein, which codes for MTTLKSKLQDDLNSAIKERDELRSSTLRLTLAAITKEEVAGKTKRELSDDEVQKVITREAKKRREAADAFAQGGRPESAEREKAEGEVLAAYLPKQLSDEELHEIVTQAVGEAKAAGAEGPRAMGAVMKIVNPKVAGQAEGGRVAAIVKKLLAG
- a CDS encoding regulator component, giving the protein MDLERLRRECEERVDALGLPHRFNTRDLCDAVAEKRGRPVILRPLNTLGAIDAPCGIRLETPAADLLFYEEGTSALHQNHILAHEISHIICDHPGSLELDADTLRAIGFNPTLVRRMHGRTSYSTDDEREAEMMATVIRQHIYRGRELPPSEPEKGTERWEALFAKPTRKGRRHP
- a CDS encoding cytochrome P450 gives rise to the protein MTDPLKDPRFFADPYPTYARLRDAAPVQKVPTGSGGRYSYLITGHAEAREAFADPRLSKNTVRFFAGRPSQRDLHPAISQNMLATDPPEHARLRSLVTKAFTTGAVARLRPSIEGLVDDLLDAWPDHGTVDLVASLAVPLPVTVICEMLGVPESDRPLVHTWSSDLFAAGDPRRIDAASHALGDYMTDLVAARRGSPGESLLDDLIAVRDGQDRLDEDELVSLAVLLLVAGHETTTNFIGNAALALLQHPDSLAKLRAEPERLGSALDELLRFDSPVGIATFRYSTEELTLGGTVIPAGVPVLIAPGAANRDADRFPAPDHLDLDRDATGHLAFGHGIHRCLGAPLARAEAELALRAVMSRFPDVRLAVPAEELEWRHTRLMRGLASLPLTL
- a CDS encoding tyrosine-type recombinase/integrase — encoded protein: MAVSAKSSTGGGRSSSYTANKSRFSDARSCHLDAPGSRLLGSAFRQALKEAEGINADDWTPRELRHSFVSLLSDRGVPLEEISRLVGHSGTAVTEEVYRKQIRPVIQTGAVVMDGIFKRAPER